In a genomic window of Dyadobacter fermentans DSM 18053:
- a CDS encoding SusC/RagA family TonB-linked outer membrane protein, which produces MKKPDPKPILSYTMARSLRCPLAWMIGLSLASASPGIALPLAGRAPSGIFQADRTVTGSVKDEKGEPLVGVTVTVKNNNAIGATTDLNGEFSLTIPQNLLDNATLVFSFVGYAPMETELGSQTRLDIAMNSSISQLDQVVIVGYSAKKVKFLSSSVSTINNEKLRDVTSNELPNLLQGKAPGVVVSSSSGDPTSAGRILIRGAGTISAGTSPLVVVDGNIGGSYNPVDVESISVLKDVAATGLYGSRAANGVIIVNTKMGKAGKTQISFNNTLGFAQATTGKFRLMDSQELFDFQSTFYPRDPSVLRTNTNWWDEAFRTGFVNNHNISASGGSEKTTYYVSANYYKEQGTQVENDKTGYNFRANLQTQLTKKLAAKVLFNGVFNKDNYANSNTLYDAYNNLPFDPAYDEAGAPIDARSYPGWLGRDRENFLHSIQYNYSKAQSLNVSTDVNLDYELTDKITLSSYNRINFLNGQSASYNDKRTKQGGANSGELYNGTTYSNRLLTSNRIRYSEDFGRHGVTLLGVAEAETTYSSSSSAAGKGLPPGRDVMSVATDVLTNPTGFNEQVAFRKFLGQLDYNYDNKYFLVGSFVNEFSSLFGKNNSTANFYQLGASWILSNEEFLKNNKTITFAKLRASNGTVGNADGISNFASLGLYTISTDASYSGLPGAAPSQKGNPDLTWEKIKSSNIGFDLSFFNRIDLVVDAYVKEASELLYRKPLAATTGYSYVWVNAGSIRNKGIEFSLTSTNVKGKDFNWETNLNMAFNRNKVLELSDGATVFNSGARQPIAVGHNMDEYNLPIWAGVNPENGDPQWERIVKDANGNVTKELTSTYSQAQTADSRQFSGKTAAPKFTGGISNTLTYKNFTLSAFFNFVYGNWVYNESRVYFDNDGLYESYNQMVLAEGWSRWEKPGDNATHPKPIVGGNKDSNQSSSRYLEDGSYIRLRNVRLGYSLPDNLLGRSGFSKVSVFVSGDNLWTGTRFSGTDPEVSLSQVDLSSGLSSLRYPISKKYLFGINFSF; this is translated from the coding sequence ATGAAAAAACCTGATCCTAAACCAATTCTCAGTTACACAATGGCCCGGTCGCTGCGATGTCCCCTCGCGTGGATGATAGGGCTGTCCCTCGCAAGCGCTTCCCCCGGCATCGCGCTTCCGCTCGCCGGCAGAGCCCCGTCGGGGATTTTTCAGGCCGACCGCACGGTAACCGGCAGCGTGAAAGACGAGAAGGGCGAACCGCTCGTCGGCGTGACGGTCACCGTCAAGAACAACAATGCCATCGGCGCCACCACCGACCTCAATGGCGAGTTTTCGCTCACGATTCCGCAGAATCTTCTGGATAATGCCACGCTGGTGTTCAGTTTCGTGGGCTATGCGCCGATGGAAACGGAGCTGGGCAGCCAAACCAGGCTGGACATCGCCATGAACTCGTCGATCAGCCAGCTCGATCAGGTCGTGATCGTGGGGTACTCGGCCAAGAAGGTGAAATTCCTGTCCAGCTCCGTGTCTACGATCAACAACGAGAAGCTGCGGGATGTGACGTCCAACGAACTGCCGAATCTGTTGCAGGGCAAAGCGCCGGGCGTGGTGGTTTCGAGCTCGTCGGGCGATCCCACCAGCGCGGGACGTATACTCATCCGCGGTGCAGGTACCATCTCGGCGGGCACCTCGCCGCTGGTGGTTGTGGACGGTAACATCGGAGGAAGTTACAACCCGGTGGATGTGGAGAGTATTTCGGTGCTGAAAGACGTGGCGGCGACGGGCTTGTACGGTTCACGGGCGGCCAATGGGGTCATTATCGTCAATACCAAAATGGGGAAAGCGGGTAAAACGCAGATCTCATTCAACAACACCCTCGGATTTGCCCAGGCTACTACCGGCAAGTTCCGGTTGATGGATTCGCAGGAGCTGTTCGACTTCCAGAGCACTTTCTACCCGCGCGACCCCTCTGTATTGCGAACCAATACCAACTGGTGGGACGAGGCTTTCAGGACCGGGTTTGTGAACAACCACAACATTTCGGCATCCGGTGGAAGTGAAAAAACTACCTACTATGTTTCCGCCAACTACTACAAAGAGCAGGGCACGCAGGTCGAGAACGACAAGACCGGCTACAACTTCCGCGCAAACCTGCAAACGCAGCTGACAAAGAAGCTGGCCGCCAAAGTCCTTTTCAACGGTGTGTTTAATAAGGATAATTATGCCAACAGCAACACGCTGTACGACGCCTACAACAACCTCCCGTTCGACCCGGCCTATGACGAAGCCGGCGCCCCGATCGACGCGAGGAGCTATCCGGGGTGGCTGGGACGCGACCGGGAGAACTTCCTGCATTCCATCCAATACAATTATTCCAAAGCGCAAAGCCTGAATGTTTCGACCGATGTGAATCTTGATTACGAGCTCACAGACAAGATCACGCTATCGTCGTACAACCGGATCAATTTCTTAAACGGCCAGAGTGCGAGCTACAATGACAAACGCACCAAGCAAGGCGGTGCCAACAGCGGGGAGCTCTATAATGGAACGACCTACTCGAACCGCCTGCTGACATCGAACCGCATCCGCTACTCGGAGGATTTCGGGCGGCACGGTGTTACCTTGCTCGGTGTGGCCGAGGCGGAGACTACTTATTCCAGCAGCAGCAGCGCCGCGGGTAAGGGATTGCCTCCCGGCCGTGATGTGATGTCCGTCGCGACAGACGTGCTCACAAACCCTACCGGCTTCAACGAGCAGGTCGCTTTCCGGAAGTTTCTGGGGCAATTGGATTACAACTACGACAACAAGTATTTCCTCGTCGGATCGTTCGTCAACGAATTCTCATCGCTTTTCGGTAAAAACAATTCCACGGCCAACTTTTATCAGCTGGGCGCGTCCTGGATATTGAGTAATGAGGAGTTTTTGAAAAACAACAAAACCATCACTTTCGCCAAGCTCCGCGCCAGCAATGGTACCGTCGGCAATGCGGATGGGATCAGCAATTTCGCTTCGCTGGGCTTGTACACGATTTCGACCGATGCTTCCTACTCGGGCCTGCCCGGTGCGGCGCCTTCGCAGAAAGGCAACCCCGATCTGACCTGGGAGAAAATCAAATCGTCCAACATCGGGTTTGACCTGAGCTTCTTCAACCGCATTGATCTCGTAGTGGATGCTTACGTGAAAGAGGCGTCTGAGCTGCTTTATCGCAAGCCGCTGGCAGCTACCACCGGTTACAGCTATGTTTGGGTCAATGCAGGGTCAATCCGTAACAAGGGGATTGAATTCAGCCTGACATCTACAAATGTGAAAGGCAAGGATTTCAACTGGGAAACCAACCTGAATATGGCCTTTAACCGCAACAAGGTCCTCGAACTGAGCGACGGCGCTACGGTGTTCAATTCCGGCGCGCGCCAGCCGATCGCTGTCGGGCATAATATGGATGAGTACAACCTGCCGATCTGGGCGGGCGTGAATCCGGAAAACGGCGACCCGCAGTGGGAGCGGATCGTGAAGGATGCCAATGGCAATGTGACCAAGGAACTGACCAGCACTTACAGCCAGGCACAAACGGCCGATTCCCGTCAGTTTTCAGGAAAAACCGCTGCACCAAAGTTCACAGGAGGTATTTCCAATACATTGACCTACAAGAATTTTACCTTATCGGCATTCTTCAACTTCGTGTATGGCAACTGGGTGTATAACGAGAGCCGCGTTTACTTCGACAACGACGGCCTTTACGAAAGCTATAACCAGATGGTGCTTGCCGAGGGATGGAGCCGCTGGGAAAAACCGGGCGATAATGCGACCCACCCAAAACCCATCGTGGGCGGTAACAAGGATTCGAACCAATCGTCATCACGCTACCTGGAAGACGGAAGTTACATCCGGTTGAGAAACGTCCGGCTGGGCTATTCGCTGCCGGATAATCTGCTGGGCAGAAGCGGGTTTTCGAAAGTATCGGTGTTTGTGAGCGGCGATAACCTCTGGACCGGCACCCGTTTTTCAGGCACCGACCCGGAAGTTTCCCTGTCACAGGTCGATTTGAGCTCCGGCCTATCCAGCCTCCGATATCCCATCAGCAAAAAATACCTTTTCGGGATCAACTTTTCCTTCTAA
- the pafA gene encoding alkaline phosphatase PafA → MFLKSAFIFASCLLAFTGYSQPGTSSTALPRPKLVVGIVIDQMRYDYLYRYYDKYQEGGFKRMLNEGFNCRDHHYHYANTSTGPGHASVYTGSSPAIHGILANDWYVPALNKNINCVADSTVSGLGTAKNGKGSPRNMLVTTVTDQLRIAQNFRSKTISIALKDRSAVLPGGHTSNASYWYDGDTGNFVTSSYYMSELPEWVRAFNAKKLPIKYLDKGWKPLLPLRAYQESTADDQAYEEGLDGNEKPVFPYKLASSEPDLAGSTPWGNTLTKDMALAAIRAEKLGRGEFTDFLALSFSAPDGVGHKFGPNSIEQQDLYLRLDQELAELFSFLDSWTGKGNYTVFLTADHGVMDVPEFLVNNKIPAGRYSSSEIFGKIKKDIASEFSEDFVKAISSGQIHLDKKRMKQKGVSVAAIQDVIRQSISEMPAVANVVNLRNLEQEPLTDLQKQLFRNDYNPKRSGDLLLVMQPHWIGRGKHGTTHGTSYNYDTQVPFLLFGWGVKHGETFDRTYISDIAPTVSALLHILPPSGSMGKIVGPALVSTP, encoded by the coding sequence ATGTTTCTAAAATCCGCCTTTATTTTCGCAAGCTGCCTCCTGGCATTCACCGGTTACAGCCAGCCGGGGACAAGTTCCACCGCATTACCCCGGCCCAAGCTGGTCGTAGGCATTGTCATCGACCAAATGCGCTACGATTATCTGTACAGGTATTACGACAAATACCAGGAAGGCGGCTTCAAGCGGATGCTGAATGAAGGGTTCAATTGCCGCGACCACCATTACCATTATGCCAATACATCCACCGGGCCCGGTCACGCGTCGGTGTATACCGGCTCATCCCCTGCCATTCATGGGATACTCGCTAATGACTGGTATGTGCCGGCATTGAACAAAAACATCAATTGCGTTGCCGACAGCACGGTTTCAGGGCTTGGCACGGCGAAGAACGGCAAAGGGTCGCCGCGCAATATGCTGGTGACCACCGTTACGGACCAGCTTCGGATTGCCCAGAATTTCAGGTCGAAAACAATCAGCATTGCATTAAAAGACCGCTCGGCAGTGCTGCCCGGCGGGCATACGTCCAACGCCAGCTACTGGTACGACGGCGACACGGGCAACTTCGTCACCAGCTCCTATTACATGTCGGAATTACCGGAATGGGTACGCGCATTCAATGCGAAAAAACTGCCTATCAAATACCTCGACAAAGGCTGGAAACCATTGCTCCCGCTTCGCGCCTACCAGGAAAGCACTGCTGACGACCAGGCTTATGAAGAAGGCCTGGATGGGAATGAAAAGCCAGTATTCCCCTACAAACTGGCCAGCTCCGAGCCCGACCTGGCAGGCTCCACGCCCTGGGGCAATACCCTTACGAAAGACATGGCGCTGGCGGCAATCCGTGCCGAGAAGCTGGGTCGGGGCGAGTTTACCGATTTTCTGGCATTGAGCTTCTCCGCGCCGGACGGCGTCGGCCATAAATTCGGGCCGAATTCCATTGAGCAGCAAGATCTTTACCTCAGGCTCGATCAAGAACTGGCCGAGCTGTTCTCATTTCTGGATAGCTGGACCGGCAAGGGCAACTACACGGTTTTTCTCACAGCGGACCACGGCGTGATGGATGTACCGGAGTTTTTGGTTAATAACAAAATTCCCGCGGGACGTTATAGTTCGTCGGAGATTTTTGGCAAAATAAAGAAAGATATAGCCAGCGAATTCTCCGAGGATTTTGTGAAAGCCATCTCGTCGGGCCAGATACATCTGGACAAAAAGCGAATGAAGCAAAAGGGCGTGAGCGTGGCGGCGATCCAGGATGTGATCCGGCAGTCGATCAGTGAAATGCCTGCTGTGGCTAATGTAGTGAACCTTCGAAATCTGGAACAGGAACCGCTTACCGATCTGCAAAAACAGCTTTTCAGGAATGACTATAATCCCAAACGCAGCGGCGATTTGCTCCTGGTAATGCAGCCGCACTGGATCGGCCGCGGCAAACACGGTACCACCCACGGGACATCCTATAATTACGACACGCAAGTTCCATTCCTGCTGTTCGGATGGGGCGTCAAGCACGGGGAAACGTTCGACCGCACGTACATCAGCGACATCGCACCCACCGTTTCCGCACTGCTTCACATTCTGCCGCCAAGCGGATCGATGGGAAAAATAGTGGGACCGGCGCTGGTGAGCACTCCGTAA
- a CDS encoding TlpA disulfide reductase family protein, whose product MISPSKKAAVVFMLALLATSWRVAAQSCIVTGQINGVGAIPIQFRYIQNGVDKIDTVFATGDRFRYVAQKPDNGMFDIFIQNPAWTAVWYEAGNLTVSGNIDKAGQLEVKGTKENDLLTAFNQLRWAYREKAQGQPAEAVDKLIEEHTRKTWAFMKVNTPSLTAMYLLNGLTNGADVKIEDLDEAFHEFPPQIRESYYGKRAKERIEIVKNQPVKGKKAPDFKLVSSKGDSVQLSRHSGKYVLLDFWGHWCGPCIRSMPELREFHEKYKSKITLIGIAAEWGDDKETWLKTIEKHQANWIQLTDFRFDQGDIMKTYNISGFPTYLLIDPKGMVVARENNFQAIAKIVAETKALR is encoded by the coding sequence ATGATTTCACCTTCAAAAAAGGCTGCTGTGGTTTTCATGCTGGCCTTGCTTGCCACCAGTTGGAGAGTAGCTGCCCAAAGCTGCATTGTAACCGGCCAGATCAACGGCGTTGGCGCTATACCCATTCAATTCAGATACATACAGAATGGCGTGGATAAGATAGATACGGTATTCGCCACGGGTGATCGGTTCCGGTACGTCGCCCAGAAGCCCGACAATGGTATGTTCGATATTTTCATCCAAAACCCGGCGTGGACAGCCGTGTGGTATGAGGCCGGAAACCTTACTGTTTCGGGCAACATCGACAAAGCGGGCCAGCTGGAAGTGAAAGGCACTAAGGAAAACGACCTGCTCACGGCCTTCAACCAACTGAGGTGGGCCTACCGCGAAAAGGCTCAGGGGCAGCCTGCCGAAGCGGTGGATAAACTGATCGAAGAACACACGCGGAAGACCTGGGCATTTATGAAGGTAAACACGCCATCGTTAACCGCCATGTACCTTTTGAACGGGCTGACCAACGGCGCCGATGTCAAAATTGAAGACCTGGACGAAGCATTCCACGAATTCCCGCCCCAAATCCGCGAAAGTTACTATGGAAAAAGGGCCAAAGAACGCATTGAAATTGTAAAAAACCAGCCTGTAAAAGGCAAGAAAGCGCCTGATTTCAAACTGGTTTCGTCGAAAGGCGACTCGGTGCAATTGTCTCGGCATTCAGGTAAATATGTACTGCTGGATTTCTGGGGACATTGGTGCGGGCCGTGCATCCGGTCCATGCCGGAACTGCGGGAATTTCATGAAAAGTATAAAAGCAAAATCACCCTTATCGGCATTGCCGCCGAATGGGGCGACGACAAGGAAACCTGGCTCAAAACGATCGAAAAGCACCAGGCCAACTGGATTCAGCTCACCGATTTCCGGTTTGACCAGGGCGACATCATGAAAACCTACAATATATCCGGGTTCCCCACTTATCTTCTCATCGACCCGAAAGGAATGGTGGTAGCGAGGGAAAACAATTTCCAGGCGATAGCAAAAATCGTCGCCGAAACGAAAGCGCTCCGATAG
- a CDS encoding DUF2306 domain-containing protein, producing MTTKTDNWAGFALTVSDLVPVLTWGLIFFLTWLFMHGADHFLLLTPAALGKYFEWRWVLIAHITAGGGSLVLGFVQFWKKLRTYSRKLHRVIGFLYLLAVLLSSLCAVILAFTTAKAVNWAYAFSLQVWVTVWISATVVAYYAAIQRKFRLHEEWMVRSYLVTLAFIISGLAVKLPIVQSLGSFADISPSLFWMGWSVPLYIYQLWLSRGR from the coding sequence ATGACGACTAAAACTGACAACTGGGCCGGCTTTGCCTTGACTGTCTCCGACCTCGTACCGGTGCTTACCTGGGGACTGATTTTCTTTCTCACCTGGCTTTTCATGCACGGTGCCGACCATTTCCTGTTGCTGACGCCCGCGGCCCTGGGCAAATATTTCGAATGGAGGTGGGTTTTGATTGCCCACATCACCGCGGGGGGCGGGTCGCTTGTCCTGGGTTTTGTTCAGTTTTGGAAAAAGCTGCGCACTTATAGCCGGAAACTGCACCGGGTTATCGGCTTTTTGTATCTGCTCGCCGTTCTGTTGAGCAGTCTTTGCGCCGTTATCCTGGCTTTCACCACCGCCAAAGCAGTCAATTGGGCCTACGCTTTTTCATTACAGGTTTGGGTCACCGTGTGGATCAGTGCCACCGTTGTGGCCTATTATGCTGCCATCCAGCGTAAATTCAGGCTGCATGAAGAGTGGATGGTGAGAAGCTACCTTGTTACGCTGGCATTTATCATATCAGGTTTGGCAGTCAAACTTCCCATCGTGCAATCGCTGGGCAGCTTTGCGGACATTTCCCCGTCGCTTTTCTGGATGGGGTGGTCGGTGCCGCTGTACATTTACCAGCTTTGGCTGAGCAGGGGCAGGTAG
- a CDS encoding flavin monoamine oxidase family protein, with product MQRDKFDTQVVIVGAGYSGIAAAKRLYEKNVEFMVLEARDRIGGRVLTYPIQHDMNIELGAQWIGPGHDLMYEWIAEAGYHTFDTFDHEHHIYEHKGRQSFYTSAEEGPDMNFVYRAGFRAVLGLSDAFARLTWNNFPNGLSEILDKYTVQDFFKCIKPLTGRSYFGISKGFEISSAQRSGDMSLLHALHNIYSAGEFRKIIKVDGGAQQSIIREGSQNLLSNISAKFSDRIRFNQPVMKIAHTDTGVRIFTSNESVYAQKVILAIPPAHLLPIDLGSNPLFEKRKSLVEKLKLGTPIKCFAIYDRPFWRERRPFYRERALSGQVVTDRYPFVASYDCSPGTGPGVLLFFVKEKTTGEFTSRSMEERKALLVDQIVRLYGPEGANILAYKDHIWNDIEERWSGGGYAASFPKGLWSQTGKDFRNPIGNIHWAGSEMATKWYGYMEGAIQAGYHAADEVNASLSS from the coding sequence ATGCAGCGCGACAAATTCGACACCCAGGTGGTTATTGTTGGCGCCGGATATTCGGGTATCGCGGCAGCTAAAAGATTGTACGAAAAAAACGTAGAATTCATGGTTCTTGAAGCCCGTGACCGCATCGGTGGTAGGGTGCTTACTTATCCGATTCAGCATGATATGAATATTGAATTGGGAGCTCAATGGATTGGGCCGGGGCATGATCTGATGTATGAATGGATCGCGGAAGCCGGCTATCATACATTTGATACTTTTGATCACGAGCATCACATCTACGAACATAAAGGCCGCCAAAGTTTTTACACTTCTGCGGAGGAAGGCCCTGATATGAACTTTGTATATCGCGCCGGTTTTCGGGCTGTACTCGGCCTTTCAGACGCTTTTGCCAGGCTCACCTGGAATAATTTCCCTAATGGTCTGAGCGAGATCCTGGACAAGTATACGGTTCAGGATTTTTTCAAATGCATCAAACCTCTTACCGGAAGATCTTATTTTGGCATTAGCAAAGGCTTTGAAATATCCTCTGCCCAGCGCAGCGGCGACATGTCATTATTGCATGCGCTTCACAATATTTATTCGGCCGGAGAGTTCAGGAAAATAATCAAAGTCGATGGCGGCGCGCAGCAGTCCATCATTCGAGAAGGTTCTCAAAATCTGTTATCAAATATCTCGGCAAAATTTTCAGACAGGATCAGATTTAACCAGCCTGTCATGAAGATAGCTCATACCGATACTGGCGTAAGAATTTTCACTTCGAACGAATCCGTTTATGCTCAAAAGGTAATCCTGGCGATTCCTCCGGCACATTTGCTGCCGATTGATTTAGGAAGTAATCCTTTATTTGAAAAGAGAAAGAGCCTGGTTGAAAAGCTGAAACTCGGAACACCTATTAAGTGCTTTGCAATTTACGACCGCCCGTTCTGGCGTGAGAGACGGCCGTTTTATCGTGAACGCGCATTGTCGGGCCAGGTAGTTACCGACCGTTATCCGTTTGTAGCAAGTTATGACTGCTCTCCCGGAACGGGTCCTGGCGTACTTTTATTCTTCGTAAAAGAGAAAACCACGGGTGAATTTACATCCCGTTCGATGGAGGAGCGAAAGGCGCTACTTGTCGATCAGATAGTGAGATTGTATGGCCCGGAGGGCGCCAATATTCTTGCCTATAAAGATCATATCTGGAATGATATCGAAGAACGATGGTCGGGAGGTGGATATGCCGCAAGTTTCCCAAAAGGCTTATGGAGCCAGACCGGCAAAGATTTTCGCAACCCGATTGGAAATATTCACTGGGCAGGAAGCGAAATGGCTACGAAATGGTATGGATACATGGAGGGAGCTATTCAAGCGGGATATCACGCAGCGGATGAGGTTAATGCATCACTTTCTTCGTGA
- a CDS encoding sensor histidine kinase encodes MLRIIQELVSNSVKHGNASEIGIQLIDLSDSVSLMYEDDGNGFEIETLTGSEGMGLQNIRYRLEYLRGSMEISSFPGKGFTCLIEIPDKRMT; translated from the coding sequence TTGTTAAGAATTATCCAGGAGTTGGTCAGCAACAGCGTAAAGCATGGGAATGCGTCCGAAATAGGCATTCAGTTGATCGATTTGAGTGACAGTGTTTCACTCATGTATGAAGATGATGGAAATGGGTTTGAAATTGAAACGCTGACTGGTTCGGAAGGAATGGGACTACAGAATATCCGTTACAGGCTTGAATATCTTCGGGGAAGTATGGAAATCAGCTCATTTCCGGGGAAAGGATTCACTTGCCTGATTGAAATCCCTGACAAACGAATGACTTAA
- a CDS encoding sensor histidine kinase, with translation MLLAVNQTQEIERQRIARDLHDSVGSLLSALRLKLGSIDDLIPRQEKEAMTATYHLLDHTAREVRRVSHDVMPVSLANNGVLAALEEIYSKQTTPAIRIIAGVVWEQTPGSGQ, from the coding sequence ATGCTCCTGGCAGTCAACCAAACTCAGGAAATAGAGCGGCAGAGAATTGCCAGGGACCTTCACGATTCGGTCGGCTCGCTGCTTAGCGCATTGCGTCTGAAACTCGGATCGATTGACGACCTTATTCCCCGTCAAGAAAAGGAGGCTATGACGGCAACCTACCATTTGCTGGATCATACGGCGAGAGAGGTGCGACGGGTATCTCATGACGTTATGCCTGTAAGCCTCGCGAATAATGGGGTGTTAGCCGCATTGGAAGAAATTTATTCAAAACAAACAACTCCGGCAATCAGAATTATTGCCGGAGTTGTTTGGGAGCAGACGCCTGGCTCAGGACAGTGA
- a CDS encoding response regulator has product MNRVRTILADDHEIFLDGLEKTLCEIEEIDIVAKVSRGNDVIYKLETISPDLLILDVNMPQKDGVEILSYIQKSSLKAKILVLSYYLDYALIKKVLNMGIMGYVPKDAGKEELHAAVRSIMDGKPYLPDSVKEIIKTRESRPDPHDDFVSMYNLTKREVDILTEVAREFSTAEIADKLCLSEYTVETYRKSIIRKLAAKNIASLVNFAHKWKLI; this is encoded by the coding sequence ATGAACAGAGTTCGTACGATCCTGGCCGACGATCATGAGATTTTCCTGGATGGTCTGGAAAAGACGCTTTGCGAAATCGAAGAAATAGACATTGTTGCAAAAGTGAGTCGGGGAAATGACGTGATTTATAAGCTCGAAACCATTTCGCCGGATTTGTTGATCCTTGATGTGAATATGCCCCAAAAGGACGGCGTTGAAATCCTTAGCTATATTCAGAAATCGTCGCTGAAAGCAAAGATCTTGGTGCTTTCGTATTACCTGGATTACGCGCTGATCAAAAAGGTTCTGAATATGGGCATTATGGGATATGTGCCGAAAGACGCAGGGAAGGAGGAGTTGCACGCAGCTGTAAGAAGCATCATGGATGGTAAACCGTATTTGCCGGATTCCGTCAAGGAGATAATCAAAACCCGCGAGAGCCGTCCCGATCCCCATGATGATTTTGTTTCAATGTATAATCTTACAAAACGGGAAGTTGATATCCTGACAGAGGTTGCCAGGGAGTTCAGCACCGCTGAGATTGCCGATAAGCTATGCCTGAGTGAATACACCGTGGAAACATACCGGAAAAGTATCATACGAAAGCTGGCAGCAAAAAATATTGCTAGCTTGGTCAATTTTGCCCACAAATGGAAATTGATTTAA